From one Salmo salar chromosome ssa09, Ssal_v3.1, whole genome shotgun sequence genomic stretch:
- the LOC106611970 gene encoding nucleotide exchange factor SIL1 produces MLTGCLRKGSKSTRLKMALMLLVLSCQFVHVLSEKSSSALTVVESTETSLDDEDAHHMEEESDPEDLNVFRPTDQWQSLKPGQAVPRGSHVRLNLQTRQREVKLGEHQILKYQIDGQRQGKENTPGPSFNAEELKKALKNIKEGVDPETSDKEEKEALRAQFRPMEELKRDMAKLDMLMESDFQVISRLMSQFNSSNTTVEEKIKALHDLEYLVHQVDNAQNLASRGGLKLVVDALNSTDYRLQESAAFVLGSALSSNPVVQVGAVESGTLQKLLMLLATPRPMSVKKKALFAVASLLRHFPFAQSHFLKLGGLQVLGDLFRASDGGALRVRIVTILYDMINEKELISQTGLDPIPDASHNERLQQYAQISLMPLLAEQGWCRLVPELLASPEHDWKEKALRTILAMMPHCQTQYRQDYTLSSSLRTLQEQYQELVLSEQVLGDEDGYFGEILALLETVLLKLK; encoded by the exons ATGTTGACCGGATGCCTGAGAAAAGGAAGTAAATCTACCAGGCTGAAGATGGCACTCATGCTCTTAGTATTGAGTTGTCAATTCGTCCATGTTCTCAGCGAAAAA TCTTCCTCTGCTCTGACTGTTGTGGAGAGCACTGAGACCAGCCTGGATGATGAGGATGCGCACCACATGGAGGAAGAGAGCGATCCTGAGGATTTGAATGTGTTCCGTCCCACGGATCAGTGGCAGTCTCTCAAACCAG GCCAGGCAGTCCCAAGGGGCTCTCACGTAAGGCTCAACCTCCAGACAAGACAGAGGGAGGTCAAACTTGGGGAACATCAGATTCTCAAATACCAGATCGATGGACAAAG ACAGGGGAAGGAGAACACACCAGGCCCATCCTTCAATGCTGAGGAGCTGAAGAAGGCTTTGAAAAATATAAAAGAAGGAGTGGATCCTGAAACTAGTGACAAAGAAGAGAAG GAGGCTCTCAGAGCCCAGTTCCGTCCCATGGAGGAGCTGAAAAGAGACATGGCCAAACTGGACATGCTGATGGAGTCAGACTTCCAGGTTATTAGCAGACTGATGTCCcaattcaacagctcaaacaCCACTGTGGAGGAGAAGATAAAAGCTTTACATGACCTAGAGTACCTTGTTCATCAG GTGGACAATGCCCAGAACTTGGCATCTAGGGGAGGGTTGAAGCTTGTGGTTGATGCTTTGAACAGCACAGACTATCGCCTTCAGGAGAGTGCTGCTTTTGTCTTGGGGTCAGCTCTGTCAAG TAACCCAGTGGTGCAGGTGGGGGCAGTTGAAAGTGGTACCCTGCAGAAGCTGTTAATGTTGCTCGCCACTCCACGACCCATGTCTGTTAAAAAGAAG GCGTTGTTTGCTGTGGCCTCTTTACTACGTCACTTCCCCTTTGCCCAAAGCCACTTCCTGAAGCTGGGTGGGCTGCAGGTGTTGGGGGATCTTTTCCGAGCTTCCGACGGCGGGGCTCTCCGTGTGAGGATTGTAACCATACTCTATGACATGATCAATGAGAAG GAGCTGATCTCTCAGACTGGACTTGACCCCATTCCAGATGCTTCTCACAACGAGCGTTTGCAGCAGTACGCACAGATCTCCCTCATGCCACTGTTGGCAGAGCAGGGCTGGTGCAGACTGGTGCCTGAACTGTTGGCCTCACCAGAGCATGACTGGAAGGAGAAGGCCCTGAGAACTATCCTGGCCATGATGCCTCACTGCCAGACTCAGTATCGGCAGGACTACaccctgtcttcctccctccgCACCCTACAGGAGCAGTACCAGGAACTGGTGCTCTCAGAGCAGGTCCTCGGAGATGAGGATGGGTACTTTGGGGAGATCCTGGCTCTGTTGGAGACAGTGCTGCTGAAACTGAAGTGA
- the LOC106612009 gene encoding serine protease inhibitor Kazal-type 1 — MARETQTCRLTTPSHTVTETMKLTILLCAIVLLSLSVFAMDEERPPQPREPQCEVYEGGMCSREFDPVCGSDGNTYTTECVLCRENKLKHKHVLVKHGGVCEA, encoded by the exons ATGGCAAGGGAAACACAAACTTGCAGACTCACAACTCCAAGCCATACTGTCACAGAGACTATGAAGCTGACAATACTGCTCTGTGCTAtcgtgctcctctctctctctg TTTTTGCCATGGATGAAGAAAGACCCCCACAGCCCAGAGAA CCTCAGTGTGAGGTGTATGAAGGCGGCATGTGCTCCAGAGAGTTTGATCCTGTGTGTGGGAGCGATGGCAACACATACACCACTGAGTGTGTGCTGTGTCGTGAGAACAA GCTTAAACACAAGCATGTCCTGGTCAAGCATGGAGGAGTGTGTGAGGCATAA
- the LOC106611976 gene encoding heterogeneous nuclear ribonucleoprotein A0 yields MDAANQLCKLFVGGLNVDTDDDGLRKHFEQYGQLTDCVVVVNKQLQRSRCFGFVTYSSGEEADAAMAARPHVVDGTNVELKRAVAREDAGKPEALAKVKKIFIGGLKDDIEDEHLNDYFSQFGEIEKAEVIAEKETGKKRGFGFVHFTDNDSADKAVVVKFHTINGHKVEVKKALTKQEMQAGGGGRGGRGGRGMRGGQNGFGGGRGGYDSYGGGFGGGYGGNSGGYGGGYGSGGYGGGYGGASYGGGYGDQMGGYGGGNGYSDFGSGYSQQSSGYGPMKGGNNYAGRSPAPYAPRGGAGGYNRGAYGGY; encoded by the coding sequence ATGGACGCCGCAAATCAACTTTGCAAACTTTTTGTCGGTGGATTGAACGTAGATACCGACGATGACGGGCTCCGCAAGCATTTTGAGCAGTATGGTCAACTGACCGACTGCGTTGTGGTTGTGAATAAGCAGCTACAGAGGTCCCGCTGCTTCGGCTTTGTTACCTACTCGAGCGGGGAGGAGGCCGATGCAGCAATGGCGGCTAGGCCACATGTCGTTGATGGCACCAACGTGGAGTTGAAAAGAGCGGTCGCTCGTGAAGATGCCGGAAAACCCGAGGCACTCGCCAAGGTCAAGAAAATATTTATCGGTGGACTGAAAGACGACATCGAagatgaacatctgaatgattatTTTTCCCAGTTCGGCGAGATCGAGAAGGCCGAAGTTATCGCGGAGAAGGAAACCGGAAAGAAAAGGGGGTTCGGCTTTGTTCACTTCACAGATAACGATTCGGCCGACAAGGCAGTGGTTGTAAAGTTCCACACCATCAATGGGCACAAGGTGGAAGTGAAGAAAGCCCTCACAAAGCAGGAGATGCAAGCTGGTGGTGGCGGCAGGGgtggaagaggggggagaggcatGAGAGGAGGACAAAATGGCTTCGGTGGCGGCAGAGGTGGTTACGACAGCTACGGGGGCGGTTTCGGTGGGGGCTACGGAGGCAATAGCGGCGGTTATGGCGGCGGCTACGGAAGTGGAGGCTATGGCGGTGGTTATGGAGGCGCAAGCTACGGAGGTGGCTACGGCGACCAGATGGGAGGTTATGGTGGCGGCAATGGCTACAGTGACTTTGGCAGTGGGTACAGCCAGCAGTCCTCCGGGTATGGGCCCATGAAAGGCGGCAACAACTACGCCGGTAGGAGCCCCGCTCCATACGCCCCCAGAGGCGGTGCGGGTGGCTACAACAGAGGGGCTTATGGCGGCTACTAA